One window from the genome of Oryctolagus cuniculus chromosome 1, mOryCun1.1, whole genome shotgun sequence encodes:
- the KCTD14 gene encoding BTB/POZ domain-containing protein KCTD14 isoform X2, protein MSQIIKVVELNVGGQFYTTTLDTLRKFPDSKLAEMFSGANLACRDAKGCFFIDRPGTYFGPILEYLRSGQLPTQHLPEVYREAQFYGIKPLVKLLEDTPQIFGEQVARRQFLLQVPGYSENLELLVRLARARAVAQRHSRVMVCVMPSEQHSAKYQERPRTEEDTIVMHTPGMLETDVRDLMDCVKMDLQNQGYRVTFSGPYTNSLFSTSSSRFAPACACSFKFTFTWW, encoded by the coding sequence ATAATTAAAGTTGTGGAGCTGAACGTCGGGGGTCAGTTTTACACCACCACTCTGGACACCCTACGAAAATTCCCAGACTCGAAGCTGGCAGAGATGTTCTCCGGCGCCAATCTCGCCTGCAGGGATGCGAAGGGCTGCTTCTTCATTGATCGTCCTGGCACCTATTTCGGACCTATCCTCGAGTACCTGCGCAGCGGGCAGCTGCCCACGCAGCACCTCCCCGAGGTGTACCGGGAGGCTCAGTTCTATGGAATCAAGCCTTTGGTCAAGCTCCTGGAAGACACGCCACAGATCTTTGGTGAACAGGTGGCTCGGAGGCAGTTTCTGCTGCAAGTGCCCGGCTACAGCGAGAACCTGGAGCTCCTGGTTCGCCTGGCGCGCGCAAGGGCTGTGGCGCAGCGTCATTCGAGGGTCATGGTGTGTGTGATGCCGTCTGAACAGCATTCTGCGAAGTATCAGGAGCGCCCACGTACTGAGGAGGACACGATTGTCATGCACACGCCTGGGATGCTAGAAACGGATGTGCGTGACCTCATGGACTGTGTGAAGATGGACCTTCAGAACCAGGGGTACAGAGTAACCTTCTCCGGCCCCTACACGAATTCACTCTTCTCCACTTCCTCTTCGCGCTTTGCCCCAGCCTGTGCTTGCTCCTTTAAATTCACCTTCACGTGGTGGTGA